From the Solanum stenotomum isolate F172 chromosome 4, ASM1918654v1, whole genome shotgun sequence genome, one window contains:
- the LOC125861519 gene encoding uncharacterized protein LOC125861519 codes for MRATIDSLESRIAVCERDQGATNEVTALKSAIIALKTDVEKLKATDMSMVFGMLEITRSEDRVEQTAEPESEAETDEEMHEETVDGANDDLTKTEAIMIDMVVQASMANTHCCL; via the coding sequence ATGAGAGCTACCATTGACTCCCTTGAGTCTAGAATAGCGGTGTGTGAGCGTGACCAAGGGGCCACAAATGAGGTGACAGCATTAAAGTCCGCCATTATTGCTCTGAAGACTGATGTGGAAAAGTTGAAGGCCACTGATATGTCCATGGTCTTTGGAATGTTGGAGATCACCAGAAGTGAGGATAGAGTTGAGCAGACAGCTGAGCCTGAGTCGGAGGCAGAGACAGACGAGGAAATGCACGAGGAAACTGTGGATGGTGCAAATGATGACCTGACAAAGACTGAAGCAATTATGATAGATATGGTTGTACAAGCTTCCATGGCAAACACCCATTGTTGTCTCTAG